Genomic segment of uncultured Tolumonas sp.:
TCCGTTGTTCACTCGTACTGCATAGGCCGCAACAGAGAATTCCGCGTTCTCCAGACACACACCATCTTTCAAGCGGAAATGCTGTTTTTTCAGCGGGCTGGTGATGTACAACTCACCTTGTAAGTCCGCCAAAATGCCGCGGGATAACACGCTGGCCTGATAGAACGGATCAATGTTGTCGAGGGCAAACAGTTGTTCGTCAGCATAGGGGCGGAAGACCGCCACCTGATGTTGCCCCAGCAGCGCACACACGCCCGTGCCGGGAATAATGTCAGTTACCGCGCAGATATCGGTCCAGCTCATACCGGTTCCTCCAGCGAAATGTTGTAAGTAGGAATACGTTCTTCCGGTTTCGCCGGACGATGCTGATGACGCTCACCAACAAATTGCACCAACGGATCGGGCTGGGCACTGTTGATGAAGTGACGGAAACGCAGTTTCTGCTGTTCATCACCCAGTGTTTCCTGCCATTCGCAATGATACTGGTTGCGGATAAATTCCATTTCCTGTTCCAGTTCTGCCGCGATCCCCAGTTTGTCGTCGATGATGACCGATTTCAGGTAATCCAAACCACCTTCGAGGTTTTCCAACCAGCTGGCGGTACGTTGCAGCTTGTCCGCAGTGCGCACATAGAACATCAGGAAACGATCGACATAACGGATCAGCGTTTCTTTATCTAAATCAGCGGCCAGCAGATCAGCATGGCGTGGTTTCATACC
This window contains:
- the nirD gene encoding nitrite reductase small subunit NirD; this translates as MSWTDICAVTDIIPGTGVCALLGQHQVAVFRPYADEQLFALDNIDPFYQASVLSRGILADLQGELYITSPLKKQHFRLKDGVCLENAEFSVAAYAVRVNNGRIELKEPV